One window of uncultured Methanoregula sp. genomic DNA carries:
- the npdG gene encoding NADPH-dependent F420 reductase produces MKIGIVGGTGDIGEGIAMRLSPVFDVVVGSRETDKAEATCTLGIETLRKRGVKCSLKGVSNQQAIDDADIVILAIPYKHLVGTLQTLHGFENKIVISPVNPMEKQDFFTCVPPREGSAALLIKKMISPEAKICTAFNAIAANRWKALDEELTYSVPVCGDDAEAKHTVMGIVNRISHLTAFDAGPLAASCMVESLTPLLLNIARYNKIRDVGIQFH; encoded by the coding sequence TGTCGGGGGAACGGGCGATATTGGCGAAGGGATCGCCATGCGCCTTTCCCCGGTCTTTGATGTGGTCGTGGGTTCGCGGGAGACAGATAAGGCTGAAGCTACCTGCACCCTTGGGATTGAAACCCTCAGGAAAAGAGGAGTGAAATGCTCGCTGAAGGGGGTCTCCAACCAGCAGGCTATTGACGATGCCGATATCGTGATCCTGGCCATTCCTTACAAGCACCTTGTGGGCACACTCCAGACCCTGCACGGGTTTGAGAATAAGATTGTAATAAGCCCGGTAAACCCTATGGAGAAACAGGATTTCTTTACCTGCGTCCCGCCCCGGGAAGGATCTGCCGCCCTTCTCATCAAAAAAATGATCTCTCCCGAAGCAAAGATCTGTACCGCGTTCAATGCTATCGCAGCCAACCGCTGGAAAGCACTCGATGAAGAGCTCACCTATTCGGTACCGGTCTGTGGTGACGATGCCGAGGCAAAACATACCGTTATGGGGATTGTCAACCGCATCTCGCACCTGACGGCGTTTGATGCCGGCCCTCTTGCCGCATCATGCATGGTTGAATCGCTCACCCCGCTCCTCCTCAATATTGCGCGATATAACAAGATACGGGATGTCGGCATCCAGTTCCATTAA
- a CDS encoding aldolase, translating to MYSAEFERIGKRLFAEHLVGGNFGNISIRNEDAGFLIKRTGAYLDVAGELVFVPIEGDAPKEASSEYRVHREVYRKTPYRAIVHAHPPAAIAASLVLDRIIPEDSEGRMLCPVIPVVTGDPGSQEIADNVASALVHSKLVMVRGHGSFAAGKTLDEAYIYTSLAEHSCRVLALKKDFS from the coding sequence ATGTATTCTGCAGAGTTTGAACGGATCGGAAAACGACTTTTTGCCGAACACCTTGTCGGGGGAAACTTCGGGAATATCAGCATCAGGAACGAAGATGCAGGGTTCCTTATCAAACGAACAGGCGCCTATCTTGACGTGGCCGGGGAGCTGGTTTTTGTGCCGATCGAGGGGGATGCCCCAAAAGAAGCCTCCAGCGAGTACCGTGTTCACCGGGAAGTCTACAGGAAAACACCGTACCGGGCGATTGTCCATGCCCATCCGCCTGCAGCCATTGCCGCATCACTGGTTCTTGACCGGATCATTCCTGAAGACAGCGAGGGCCGGATGCTCTGCCCCGTTATTCCGGTAGTTACCGGAGATCCCGGGTCCCAGGAGATTGCTGATAATGTTGCATCCGCCCTGGTCCACTCAAAACTGGTCATGGTGCGCGGCCATGGAAGTTTTGCAGCCGGAAAAACGTTAGATGAAGCATACATCTATACATCCCTTGCCGAACATTCCTGCAGGGTGCTCGCACTGAAAAAAGATTTTTCCTGA
- the aglJ gene encoding S-layer glycoprotein N-glycosyltransferase AglJ produces MKFDKDEVCVLIPTLNEGPTIGGVVREFKSLGYNHILVIDGKSTDNTVKVAREAGANVRTQSGKGKGNAIIEAFEVIEEPYILMLDGDGTYSSKDAEKMLTPLFLGFDQVIGDRLINAEEGSFSRLNLFGNHMLNLLFKVAHSRDLHDILSGYRAFTKLAIHQMHLKEKGFEIETEISVESVRNGQRVMVVPIRYLRRPGTATKLSPFHDGIKIVSTIYRLARVNNPMFYFGMMGLFTTLLGMLVGVYVLLEWLRPGHIEHIPLTILTVLLIVVGIEIFMFGMISDMLLVFHREIIREIQLLQPPKPPK; encoded by the coding sequence ATGAAATTCGACAAAGATGAGGTATGCGTCTTAATCCCCACGCTCAATGAAGGGCCGACAATTGGTGGCGTTGTCCGGGAATTCAAGAGCCTGGGGTATAACCATATCCTTGTTATTGACGGTAAAAGCACGGATAACACCGTTAAGGTTGCGAGGGAGGCCGGGGCAAATGTCCGCACCCAGTCGGGCAAAGGCAAAGGAAATGCGATCATCGAAGCGTTCGAGGTCATCGAGGAGCCGTATATCCTAATGCTGGACGGGGATGGCACCTATTCTTCCAAGGATGCGGAGAAGATGCTTACGCCCCTCTTCCTGGGATTTGACCAGGTTATCGGGGACCGGCTTATCAATGCCGAAGAAGGATCGTTTTCCCGGCTCAACCTGTTTGGAAATCACATGCTGAACCTGCTCTTTAAGGTTGCCCACAGCAGGGATCTCCATGATATCCTGTCGGGATACCGCGCTTTCACCAAACTTGCCATCCACCAGATGCACCTCAAGGAGAAAGGATTCGAGATCGAGACGGAGATCTCGGTAGAGTCTGTCCGGAACGGCCAGCGGGTCATGGTTGTGCCCATCCGGTACCTGCGGCGCCCGGGTACTGCAACGAAACTCTCCCCGTTCCATGACGGGATAAAAATCGTGAGCACTATTTACCGGCTGGCCCGGGTAAACAATCCCATGTTCTATTTCGGGATGATGGGACTGTTCACCACGCTTCTCGGGATGCTGGTGGGCGTGTATGTCCTGCTGGAATGGCTCAGGCCCGGTCATATCGAGCATATCCCGCTCACTATCCTCACCGTTCTGCTCATCGTTGTAGGTATCGAGATCTTCATGTTCGGTATGATCAGCGACATGCTGCTGGTATTCCACCGTGAGATTATCCGGGAGATCCAGCTGTTACAGCCGCCAAAACCACCTAAGTAA